Proteins encoded in a region of the Mycolicibacterium neoaurum genome:
- a CDS encoding ATP-dependent DNA ligase — translation MTADEKRAGVELTNLDQPLGPDAAATKRDLVDYLDAVADRILPVLTGRPLTVLRALRGRAPFMQKNVPKYTPDWVKTVPVWAAASHREIHYALCDDRRTLLWLANQRAIEYHPALGLAADIYRPTHLILDLDPPDGADFAAVVAVALLVRQALADTGLAGAVKTSGSRGVHIFVPLTEDAAGDDVAAATRALAARAEALDPSIATTAFIVEDRAGKVFVDATRSGGATVAAAYSPRLRPGTPVSFPVAWSELAEVHPSDFTVHTALERLGDGDPWAAEMPAPQRLPDDLIAHGHTIPVARVAAMHEGKRRAKARREQGSV, via the coding sequence ATGACCGCGGACGAGAAGCGTGCCGGCGTCGAGCTGACCAATCTGGATCAGCCGCTCGGGCCGGACGCCGCAGCCACCAAACGCGATCTGGTGGACTACCTGGACGCGGTCGCCGACCGGATTCTGCCGGTGTTGACGGGTCGGCCGCTGACGGTGCTGCGGGCGTTGCGCGGCCGGGCACCGTTCATGCAGAAGAACGTCCCCAAATACACACCGGACTGGGTGAAGACGGTGCCGGTGTGGGCAGCGGCGTCCCACCGCGAGATCCACTACGCGCTCTGCGACGACCGGCGCACCCTGCTGTGGCTGGCCAACCAGCGCGCGATCGAGTACCACCCCGCGCTGGGGTTGGCCGCCGATATCTACCGCCCTACTCATTTGATCCTGGACCTCGACCCACCCGACGGTGCGGACTTCGCCGCGGTGGTGGCAGTGGCGTTGCTGGTTCGTCAGGCGCTCGCCGACACGGGCCTGGCCGGCGCCGTGAAAACCAGCGGGTCGCGCGGAGTGCACATCTTCGTGCCGCTCACCGAGGACGCAGCCGGAGACGATGTTGCCGCCGCGACGCGCGCGTTGGCGGCGCGTGCCGAGGCACTCGATCCGTCCATCGCCACAACGGCTTTCATCGTCGAGGACCGGGCGGGCAAGGTGTTCGTCGACGCCACCCGATCGGGTGGGGCGACGGTGGCCGCGGCTTACAGCCCGCGGTTGCGACCGGGCACCCCGGTGTCGTTTCCGGTGGCCTGGTCGGAGCTGGCCGAGGTGCACCCGTCGGATTTCACCGTGCACACCGCACTCGAACGCCTCGGCGACGGCGATCCCTGGGCGGCCGAGATGCCTGCGCCGCAGCGACTGCCGGACGACCTGATCGCCCACGGCCACACCATCCCGGTGGCCCGGGTCGCCGCCATGCACGAGGGCAAACGGCGTGCCAAGGCGCGACGCGAGCAGGGCTCGGTTTGA
- a CDS encoding bifunctional diguanylate cyclase/phosphodiesterase, producing MRRSRLCALVLGGVVILAALNACAPFGAAVADRIELILQVSVGVGAMIVGIVTAARERGLERWWRVSFVCALFTWVLGQTLWQVHVADWAPMLARAIYLALPVLVFTSVILLARSSGGIRAPAASPLRQSLVTNVLDGVIAAVAFLILAAMSDLGTRFEAASPAMRVLDVVFIGAEIGVIGVIVLIAMIYDADRPNRTNYMLLAGGLLLMGVSNRMLAYVRSVDRVDAELWVGIGLIIGPVLTAFAFLPTTPARDVDVLRRQDWPHLLLPYMGFLGVAVLFAYHLYIDREVSALAALLTIVMVVLVASRQVVATRAERSLTQWLFWAQRGLAHQVHHDPLTGLPNRTLFAKRLDEAMARGKFVLIFLDLDDFKEVNDRFGHAAGDELLRAVGERLSRGIGDRDTLARVGGDEFAVLIVSNGDADDQLEGAADRLRLALRDPFPVHGSSVRVRASMGLVRPDTEGLSQTSDSLLRQADVAMYAGKRMGKNTAVVYNPLAGAVVDFPTMLREALGAPPRGFRLVYQPVVALPGGELVAVEALARWTAGNGVEISPETFVADAEAAGMGAELDALVLDMACGEARAAGIDLDIHVNIGGARLGTPGFDQVVREVLQRHEIPRGRLILEITETEPIVDLDKAATQITRFGEFGVKVALDDFGSGFNSLLYLHCLPVDIVKLDRTLASDMDAGRDLTLYRSVINLCGELGFEVIAEGIETDEQADMVCRAGGRFGQGYLFGRPMPMTELAEMQRHAVRTI from the coding sequence GTGCGACGCTCGCGTCTGTGTGCCCTCGTCCTTGGTGGCGTCGTCATCCTCGCGGCCCTCAATGCCTGCGCGCCGTTCGGTGCCGCGGTTGCCGATCGGATCGAGTTGATCCTGCAGGTGAGTGTCGGTGTCGGTGCCATGATCGTCGGAATCGTCACGGCGGCCCGGGAACGCGGTCTCGAACGCTGGTGGCGGGTGTCGTTCGTCTGCGCACTGTTCACCTGGGTGCTCGGCCAGACGCTGTGGCAGGTGCACGTCGCCGACTGGGCGCCGATGCTGGCCCGCGCGATCTACCTGGCGTTACCCGTGCTGGTCTTCACCTCGGTGATCCTGCTGGCGCGATCCAGCGGCGGTATTCGGGCGCCTGCGGCCAGCCCGCTGCGGCAATCGCTGGTCACCAACGTGCTCGACGGGGTGATCGCAGCGGTCGCCTTCCTCATCCTGGCAGCGATGAGCGACCTGGGCACCCGATTCGAGGCCGCCAGCCCGGCCATGCGGGTGCTCGACGTCGTGTTCATCGGTGCCGAGATCGGCGTCATCGGCGTCATCGTCCTGATCGCGATGATCTACGACGCGGACCGGCCGAACCGGACCAACTACATGCTTCTGGCCGGCGGACTGTTGCTGATGGGCGTGTCCAACCGCATGCTTGCCTATGTGCGGTCGGTGGATCGCGTCGACGCCGAACTCTGGGTCGGCATCGGACTGATCATCGGCCCGGTGCTCACGGCGTTCGCATTCCTGCCGACCACCCCGGCGCGCGATGTCGACGTGTTGCGCCGCCAGGACTGGCCGCATCTGCTGCTGCCCTATATGGGCTTTCTGGGTGTGGCGGTGCTGTTCGCCTACCACCTCTACATCGATCGTGAGGTGTCCGCGCTCGCGGCGTTGCTGACCATCGTCATGGTCGTGCTGGTGGCCAGCCGCCAGGTGGTCGCGACGCGCGCCGAGCGTTCACTGACCCAGTGGCTGTTCTGGGCGCAGCGCGGGCTGGCCCACCAGGTGCACCACGATCCGCTCACCGGCCTGCCGAACCGGACCCTGTTCGCCAAGCGTCTCGACGAGGCGATGGCTCGCGGCAAATTCGTGTTGATCTTCCTCGACCTCGACGATTTCAAGGAGGTCAACGACCGATTCGGCCACGCCGCCGGCGACGAGTTGCTGCGCGCGGTGGGGGAGCGGCTGTCGCGCGGGATCGGCGACCGCGACACCCTGGCCAGGGTGGGCGGCGACGAGTTCGCGGTGCTCATCGTGAGCAATGGTGATGCCGACGACCAGTTGGAAGGTGCCGCCGACCGGCTGCGCCTCGCCCTGCGCGACCCCTTCCCGGTGCACGGATCCTCGGTGCGGGTGAGGGCCAGCATGGGACTGGTGCGCCCCGATACCGAGGGCCTGTCCCAGACCTCGGACAGCCTGCTGCGCCAGGCCGATGTCGCCATGTATGCCGGCAAAAGAATGGGCAAGAACACCGCCGTGGTCTACAACCCGCTCGCCGGGGCGGTGGTCGACTTCCCGACGATGCTGCGTGAAGCGCTCGGTGCGCCTCCGCGGGGTTTCCGGTTGGTCTACCAGCCGGTGGTGGCCCTACCCGGCGGGGAGCTGGTGGCCGTGGAGGCGCTGGCCCGCTGGACGGCGGGCAATGGTGTCGAGATCTCGCCGGAGACATTCGTCGCCGACGCCGAGGCGGCGGGCATGGGTGCCGAACTCGATGCGTTGGTGCTCGACATGGCCTGCGGTGAGGCGCGCGCGGCCGGGATCGACCTGGACATCCACGTCAACATCGGTGGCGCCCGGCTGGGCACGCCCGGCTTCGACCAGGTGGTCCGCGAGGTGCTGCAGCGCCACGAGATCCCGCGCGGCCGGTTGATCCTGGAGATCACCGAGACCGAACCGATCGTCGACCTGGACAAGGCCGCGACGCAGATCACCCGGTTCGGGGAGTTCGGCGTGAAGGTAGCCCTCGACGATTTCGGGTCGGGCTTCAACTCGCTGCTCTACCTGCACTGCCTGCCGGTGGACATCGTGAAGTTGGATCGGACATTGGCCTCGGACATGGACGCCGGGCGTGACCTGACGTTGTACCGCTCGGTGATCAACCTGTGTGGCGAGCTCGGCTTCGAGGTGATCGCCGAGGGTATCGAGACCGACGAACAGGCCGATATGGTCTGCCGCGCCGGCGGACGGTTCGGCCAGGGATACCTGTTCGGGCGTCCGATGCCGATGACCGAACTGGCCGAGATGCAGCGCCATGCCGTGCGGACTATTTAA
- a CDS encoding MMPL family transporter → MNASNGQRSRIAQLIRTLAVPIVLAWLAIVVATNVLVPSLEEVGEANTVGLSAQDAPSMIAMKRIGANFKEFDSDSNAMVVLEGDEPLGDEAHRYYDGLIDRFESDPAHIQHVADFWGDTLTAAGAQSADGKSAYVQLYLHGNQGQTLANESVAAVRNIVAQNPPPPGLHVFVTGGAPLISDQHHAGDKSIFLVTMITLGVILAMLLIVYRSIGTTILILLMVFVELGAARGIVAFLANAGFIGLSTFAVNLLTLMVIAAGTDYAIFAVGRYQEARGAGGDQESAYYSMFGGTAHVVLGSGLTIAGAMLCLSFTRLPYFQTMGVPCAIGTLVAVFAALTLGPAVIAIGSRFGRFEPKRAIRSRGWRRIGVTVVRWPGPVLAATLALALIGLVTLPGYKTNYDARRYLPTDLKANVGYAAAERHFGAARMNPELLMVESDRDLRNPADFLVINKIAKSILAVPGVARVQTITRPNGKPIEHTTIPFMLSQQGATQTMNEKYREDQFADMLRQADDMQTNIETMEQMAAVTQQMADVTHSMVEKTENLTADTADLRDYIANFDDFMRPLRNYFYWEPHCYDIPACYALRSVFDTLDGIDVLTTDIETVLPDLQHLDTLMPQLAEIMPQNIEVLKSTRESMLLMYQTQKGMQDQGSAMQENSSAMGEAFDDARNDDTFYLPPEAFDNEDFKRGMDNFISPDGKSVRFIISHDGDPATPEGIAHVDPIKQAAREAIKGTPLEGSKVFLAGTAATYKDMHDGAQWDLVIAGIAASAMIFVIMLLITRSLVAAAVIVGTVLLSLGASFGMSVLLWQHVLGLELHWMVLPMSVILLLAVGSDYNLLLVSRFKEELHGGLKTGIIRAMAGTGSVVTSAGLVFAFTMASFAFSDLTVMAQVGTTIALGLLFDTLVVRSFMTPAVAALLGRWFWWPKIIRSEASRRRLADSGISV, encoded by the coding sequence ATGAATGCCAGCAATGGCCAGCGATCGAGAATTGCCCAGCTGATCCGCACGCTCGCCGTGCCGATCGTGCTGGCCTGGCTCGCGATCGTGGTCGCCACCAATGTGCTGGTCCCGTCCCTGGAAGAGGTCGGCGAGGCCAACACCGTCGGCCTGAGCGCCCAGGACGCGCCGTCGATGATCGCGATGAAGCGCATCGGCGCCAACTTCAAGGAGTTCGACTCCGATTCCAACGCCATGGTGGTGCTGGAGGGCGACGAGCCCCTCGGTGATGAGGCGCATCGCTACTACGACGGACTGATCGACAGGTTCGAATCCGACCCGGCCCATATCCAGCATGTGGCTGACTTCTGGGGTGACACCCTCACCGCTGCGGGTGCGCAGAGCGCCGACGGCAAGTCCGCCTACGTCCAGCTCTATCTGCACGGCAACCAGGGCCAGACGCTGGCCAACGAATCGGTGGCCGCCGTCCGCAATATCGTCGCGCAGAACCCGCCGCCGCCCGGCCTGCACGTGTTCGTCACCGGTGGCGCACCGCTGATCTCGGATCAGCACCATGCCGGGGACAAGAGCATCTTCCTGGTCACCATGATCACCCTCGGGGTCATCCTGGCGATGCTGCTGATCGTGTACCGATCCATCGGCACCACCATCCTGATCCTGCTGATGGTGTTCGTCGAACTCGGCGCCGCGCGAGGCATCGTCGCTTTCCTGGCCAACGCCGGGTTCATCGGGCTGTCGACCTTCGCGGTGAACCTGCTGACGCTGATGGTCATCGCCGCGGGCACCGACTACGCGATCTTCGCCGTCGGGCGCTACCAGGAGGCTCGCGGCGCAGGCGGGGACCAAGAATCGGCCTACTACAGCATGTTCGGCGGGACCGCGCATGTGGTGCTGGGCTCCGGGCTGACCATCGCCGGGGCCATGTTGTGCCTGTCGTTCACCCGGTTGCCCTACTTCCAGACCATGGGTGTGCCCTGTGCGATCGGCACCCTGGTCGCGGTGTTCGCCGCGTTGACGCTGGGACCCGCGGTCATCGCGATCGGCAGCCGGTTCGGGCGTTTCGAGCCCAAACGGGCCATCCGGTCGCGGGGCTGGCGACGCATCGGGGTGACGGTGGTGCGCTGGCCAGGACCGGTGTTGGCGGCCACGCTGGCGTTGGCGCTGATCGGCCTGGTCACCCTGCCCGGCTACAAGACCAATTACGATGCCCGCCGTTACCTGCCCACCGATCTGAAGGCCAACGTCGGATATGCCGCCGCCGAGCGGCATTTCGGCGCCGCCCGGATGAACCCCGAACTGCTGATGGTGGAAAGCGACCGGGACCTGCGCAACCCGGCGGACTTCCTGGTCATCAACAAGATCGCCAAGTCGATCCTGGCCGTGCCCGGCGTCGCGCGTGTACAGACCATCACTCGGCCCAACGGGAAACCGATCGAGCACACCACGATTCCGTTCATGCTTAGCCAGCAGGGCGCCACCCAGACCATGAACGAGAAGTACCGCGAGGACCAGTTCGCGGACATGTTGCGCCAGGCCGATGATATGCAGACCAATATCGAGACGATGGAGCAGATGGCGGCCGTCACCCAACAGATGGCCGATGTCACCCACTCGATGGTCGAGAAGACCGAGAACCTGACCGCCGATACGGCCGATCTGCGCGACTACATCGCCAATTTCGACGATTTCATGCGTCCGCTGCGCAATTACTTCTACTGGGAGCCGCACTGTTACGACATCCCGGCCTGTTATGCGCTGCGCTCGGTGTTCGACACGCTCGACGGAATCGACGTGCTGACAACCGATATCGAGACCGTGCTCCCGGACCTCCAGCATCTGGACACCCTGATGCCGCAGTTGGCCGAGATCATGCCGCAGAACATCGAGGTACTGAAGAGCACCCGGGAGTCGATGCTGCTGATGTATCAGACCCAGAAGGGCATGCAGGACCAGGGTTCGGCCATGCAGGAGAACTCGAGCGCCATGGGGGAGGCGTTCGACGATGCCCGCAACGACGACACGTTCTACCTGCCACCGGAGGCCTTCGACAACGAGGACTTCAAGCGCGGGATGGACAACTTCATCTCACCGGACGGAAAGTCGGTGCGGTTCATCATCAGTCACGACGGTGACCCGGCCACCCCGGAGGGCATCGCCCACGTCGACCCGATCAAACAAGCGGCGCGGGAGGCCATCAAGGGCACGCCATTGGAGGGATCGAAGGTTTTTCTTGCCGGGACCGCGGCCACCTACAAGGACATGCACGACGGTGCGCAGTGGGATCTGGTGATCGCCGGAATCGCGGCCTCTGCAATGATTTTCGTGATCATGCTGCTGATCACCCGCAGCCTGGTGGCGGCGGCCGTCATCGTCGGCACGGTGCTGTTGTCCCTCGGGGCATCCTTCGGCATGTCGGTGCTGCTGTGGCAGCACGTGCTCGGGCTCGAACTGCACTGGATGGTGCTGCCGATGTCGGTGATCCTGCTGCTGGCCGTCGGCTCGGATTACAACCTGCTGTTGGTGAGCCGGTTCAAGGAGGAACTGCACGGCGGGCTGAAGACCGGCATCATCCGCGCGATGGCGGGCACCGGTTCGGTGGTCACCTCGGCGGGGCTGGTGTTCGCTTTCACCATGGCCTCGTTCGCGTTCAGCGACCTGACGGTGATGGCCCAGGTCGGTACGACGATCGCGCTGGGGCTGTTGTTCGACACCCTGGTGGTGCGCTCGTTCATGACGCCCGCGGTGGCCGCGCTGCTGGGCCGGTGGTTCTGGTGGCCCAAGATCATCCGGTCGGAGGCCTCCCGGCGCCGGCTTGCCGACAGCGGCATCAGCGTCTGA
- a CDS encoding SDR family NAD(P)-dependent oxidoreductase, whose protein sequence is MNAIDPDKLATCLQVLADVEGLPPEHPDAVAVRRATAGIFKSVRKARRAAKRDEVAAADRAVIAATATGAPGRIDDETAGLPLVSATVGASAGTLLRSRACYVCKKHHTVVDAFYHQLCPECAAFNHAKRDARTDLSGRRALLTGGRAKIGMYIALRLLRDGAHTTITTRFPNDAVRRFAAMEDSADWLHRLRVIGIDLRDPAQVVALADTVAAAGPLDILINNAAQTVRRSPGSYSALVEAERTPPPELVSKVVDVISFDRVSDAHPAALTGSLGEHQTPHALTQLALAARSASPERIAAGTAIDAGGLLPDTASVNSWTQHVDEIDAMELLEVQLCNQTAPFILVSRLRPAMAAAAARRKYVVNVSAMEGQFGRKYKGPGHPHTNMAKAALNMLTRTSAAEMLETDGILMTAVDTGWITDERPHPTKLRLAEEGFHAPLDLVDGAARVYDPIVRGEAGEDLYGCFLKDYAKADW, encoded by the coding sequence GTGAACGCGATCGACCCCGACAAGCTGGCCACCTGCCTGCAGGTGCTCGCCGACGTCGAGGGATTACCCCCTGAGCACCCCGATGCCGTGGCCGTGCGCCGCGCCACCGCCGGGATCTTCAAATCGGTGCGCAAGGCCCGCCGGGCTGCCAAGCGCGATGAGGTGGCCGCCGCCGACCGCGCCGTCATCGCCGCCACGGCCACCGGCGCGCCCGGGCGCATCGACGACGAGACCGCCGGCCTGCCGCTGGTCTCCGCGACCGTCGGCGCCTCGGCGGGCACCCTGCTGCGCAGCCGGGCCTGTTATGTCTGCAAGAAGCACCACACCGTCGTCGACGCCTTCTACCACCAGCTCTGTCCCGAGTGTGCGGCGTTCAACCACGCCAAGCGCGATGCCCGCACCGACCTGTCCGGGCGGCGGGCGCTGCTCACCGGTGGGCGCGCCAAGATCGGCATGTACATCGCGCTGCGGTTGCTCCGCGACGGGGCGCACACCACCATCACGACCCGTTTTCCCAACGATGCGGTGCGCCGTTTCGCGGCGATGGAGGACAGCGCGGACTGGCTGCACCGGCTGCGGGTCATCGGTATCGACCTGCGTGACCCGGCTCAGGTCGTCGCGCTGGCCGATACCGTCGCCGCTGCCGGGCCGCTGGACATCCTGATCAACAATGCCGCCCAGACCGTGCGCCGCTCGCCGGGCTCGTACTCGGCGCTGGTCGAGGCCGAGCGCACCCCGCCGCCGGAGCTGGTTTCGAAGGTGGTCGATGTCATCTCCTTCGACCGGGTCAGCGACGCGCACCCGGCCGCGCTGACCGGCAGCCTCGGTGAGCACCAGACCCCGCATGCACTCACCCAGCTGGCGCTGGCCGCCCGCAGCGCCTCCCCGGAGCGAATCGCCGCGGGCACCGCCATCGACGCCGGCGGGTTGCTGCCGGATACCGCGTCGGTGAACAGCTGGACCCAGCATGTCGACGAGATCGACGCGATGGAACTGCTCGAGGTGCAGCTGTGCAACCAGACCGCACCGTTCATCCTGGTCAGCCGGTTGCGTCCGGCGATGGCGGCGGCCGCGGCGCGGCGCAAGTACGTCGTCAACGTCTCGGCGATGGAAGGTCAGTTCGGCCGCAAGTACAAGGGGCCGGGCCACCCGCACACCAATATGGCCAAGGCTGCGCTGAACATGCTCACCCGCACCAGCGCCGCCGAGATGCTGGAGACCGACGGCATCCTGATGACCGCGGTCGACACCGGCTGGATCACCGACGAGCGACCGCACCCGACCAAGCTCCGGCTGGCCGAGGAGGGCTTCCACGCCCCGCTCGACCTGGTCGACGGTGCCGCCCGGGTGTATGACCCGATCGTGCGGGGCGAGGCCGGTGAGGACCTCTACGGTTGTTTCCTCAAGGATTACGCCAAGGCCGACTGGTAA
- a CDS encoding SDR family oxidoreductase has translation MGQLDGKTALVTGGTSGIGLAGAKRFAAEGAEVFITGRDRTRLDEAVAAIGPRAHAVQGDISNIADLDVLADAITAAGHGLDVLYANAGGGDFATLAEVTEQHYRDNFDRNVAGTVFTVQKMLPLLNDGASVILTGSTAATEATPSFGLYAASKAAIRSLGRTWAAELADRNIRVNTIVPGPIETPGLTGLAADAEQEKALLDGLAAGVVLHRLGHVDEIASAVLFLASQQSSYMTGAELAVHGGKLQI, from the coding sequence ATGGGACAGCTCGACGGCAAGACAGCCCTGGTGACCGGCGGCACCTCCGGCATCGGCCTGGCCGGCGCCAAGCGATTCGCCGCCGAGGGCGCCGAAGTGTTCATCACCGGACGCGACCGCACCCGTCTCGACGAGGCCGTCGCCGCCATCGGCCCACGCGCCCACGCGGTGCAGGGCGATATCAGCAACATCGCCGACCTCGACGTTCTCGCCGATGCCATCACCGCGGCCGGCCATGGGCTGGACGTGCTCTACGCCAACGCCGGTGGTGGTGACTTCGCGACGCTGGCCGAGGTGACCGAACAGCACTACCGCGACAACTTCGATCGCAACGTCGCCGGCACGGTGTTCACCGTCCAAAAGATGCTGCCTCTGCTCAACGACGGCGCATCGGTCATCCTGACCGGATCGACGGCCGCCACCGAAGCAACCCCCAGCTTCGGCCTCTACGCGGCGTCCAAGGCGGCCATCCGCTCACTGGGACGCACCTGGGCCGCCGAACTGGCCGACCGCAACATCCGGGTCAACACCATCGTCCCAGGCCCCATCGAGACCCCCGGGCTGACCGGATTAGCCGCCGACGCCGAGCAGGAGAAGGCGCTGTTGGACGGTCTGGCCGCCGGCGTGGTGCTGCACCGCCTCGGCCACGTCGACGAAATCGCTTCGGCCGTACTGTTTTTGGCCTCGCAGCAGAGCAGTTATATGACCGGCGCCGAACTGGCGGTGCACGGCGGGAAGCTGCAGATCTGA
- the smpB gene encoding SsrA-binding protein SmpB — MATKSKKPDKAEKANNFVIATNRKARHNYSILETFEAGVVLVGTEVKSLREGQASLVDAFATVDDGEIWLRNLHIAEYHHGSWTNHAPRRNRKLLLHRRQIDTLVGKIRDGNLTLVPLSLYFVDGKVKVELALARGKEARDKRQDLAKRDAQREVVRELGRRAKGMR, encoded by the coding sequence ATGGCTACCAAGAGCAAGAAACCGGACAAAGCCGAGAAGGCGAACAACTTCGTCATTGCGACCAATCGCAAGGCCCGGCATAACTATTCGATCCTGGAGACTTTCGAGGCCGGCGTCGTGCTGGTCGGCACCGAGGTCAAGAGCCTGCGCGAGGGCCAGGCCTCCCTGGTCGATGCGTTCGCCACCGTCGACGATGGTGAGATCTGGTTGCGCAACCTGCACATCGCCGAGTATCACCACGGCAGTTGGACCAACCACGCACCGCGGCGCAACCGCAAGCTGCTGCTGCACCGCCGTCAGATCGACACGCTGGTCGGCAAGATCCGCGACGGGAACCTGACCCTGGTTCCTTTGTCGCTGTATTTCGTCGACGGCAAGGTGAAGGTCGAACTGGCACTGGCCCGCGGTAAAGAGGCGCGCGACAAGCGCCAGGACCTGGCAAAGCGCGATGCCCAGCGTGAGGTGGTCCGCGAGCTCGGTCGCCGTGCCAAGGGAATGCGCTGA
- the ftsX gene encoding permease-like cell division protein FtsX, which produces MRFGFLVNEVWTGLRRNVTMTVAMILTTAISIGLFGGGLLVMRVADQSRDIYLDRVESQVFLTNDVSANDPTCDQDPCKALRAQIDARDDVRSVRYLNQADAYEDAIKKIPAFKDVASKDAFPASFIVKLENPEQHLDFDTAMQGQPGVLNVLNQKDLIDRLFALLDGMSSAAFAVALVQAIGAILLIANMVQVAAYTRRTEIGIMRLVGATRWYTQLPFLVEAMLAAFIGVVLALLGLLTVRSLFLEKALSQFTQANLIAPLDFADILYISPILLFVGVAMAGLTAYVTLRLYVRR; this is translated from the coding sequence GTGCGCTTCGGCTTTTTGGTCAACGAGGTCTGGACCGGACTTCGCCGCAACGTCACCATGACGGTGGCCATGATCCTCACCACGGCCATTTCCATCGGCCTGTTCGGTGGGGGTCTACTTGTGATGCGTGTCGCCGACCAGTCTCGTGACATCTACCTGGACCGCGTCGAGAGCCAGGTCTTCCTCACCAACGACGTCTCGGCCAACGACCCGACGTGTGACCAGGATCCGTGCAAGGCGCTGCGGGCCCAGATCGACGCCCGCGACGACGTCCGCTCGGTGCGCTACCTGAACCAGGCCGACGCCTATGAGGACGCGATCAAGAAGATCCCGGCGTTCAAGGATGTGGCCAGCAAGGATGCGTTCCCGGCCTCGTTCATCGTGAAGCTGGAAAACCCGGAACAGCACCTCGATTTCGACACCGCGATGCAAGGTCAGCCCGGTGTACTCAACGTGCTGAACCAGAAGGATCTGATCGACCGGCTGTTCGCGCTGCTCGACGGCATGTCCAGCGCGGCTTTCGCGGTGGCGCTGGTGCAGGCGATCGGTGCGATCCTGTTGATCGCCAACATGGTTCAGGTCGCGGCGTACACCCGCCGCACCGAGATCGGCATCATGCGCCTGGTCGGTGCGACCCGCTGGTACACCCAGCTGCCGTTCCTCGTGGAGGCGATGCTGGCCGCGTTCATCGGTGTGGTGCTGGCACTGCTCGGCCTGCTGACGGTGCGGTCGCTGTTCCTGGAGAAGGCGCTGTCGCAGTTCACCCAGGCTAATTTGATTGCGCCGCTGGACTTCGCCGACATACTTTATATCTCGCCGATCCTGCTGTTCGTGGGTGTGGCGATGGCCGGGCTCACTGCGTACGTGACGCTGCGCCTCTACGTACGAAGATAG
- a CDS encoding alpha/beta fold hydrolase: protein MVGDSAQSEGQVGSGIEPPVEPRIRRALGLLERFAPAIGAKWATELWCTPPQVDASLRMPPGVPPSEPIEAFWDGHRIAGEAWGEGPAVYLVHGWGGCRAHLGVFVKPLVNAGHRVIAFDLPAHNDSETGSLAEGRTHLVECTEAFRAVVRTHGPARAVIAHSLGAKAAALALARGTEIERMVFLAPMGDFGFYLDLFAERHGFGPRIRDGLHRRLSKRIEMPLFDTDLGVIGSNLKAPTPLLVIHDPDDPDAPYHYSKALIDDWPDSELVTTRGLGRLAHYRILRHRAAINAGVDFIGAAQQSAV, encoded by the coding sequence ATGGTCGGCGACAGCGCGCAGTCCGAGGGGCAGGTCGGTTCGGGTATCGAGCCGCCGGTCGAACCGCGCATCCGCCGGGCCCTCGGCCTGCTGGAACGGTTCGCGCCGGCGATCGGCGCCAAGTGGGCCACCGAGCTGTGGTGCACCCCGCCGCAGGTCGACGCCAGTCTGCGGATGCCGCCCGGGGTGCCGCCCAGTGAGCCGATCGAGGCTTTCTGGGACGGGCACCGCATCGCGGGTGAGGCCTGGGGCGAGGGGCCCGCGGTGTACCTGGTGCACGGCTGGGGCGGTTGCCGCGCCCACCTCGGCGTCTTCGTCAAGCCCTTGGTCAATGCCGGACACCGCGTCATCGCCTTCGACCTGCCCGCGCACAACGACTCCGAGACCGGTTCGCTGGCCGAAGGGCGCACACACCTGGTGGAGTGCACCGAGGCCTTCCGCGCCGTCGTCCGCACACACGGGCCCGCCCGCGCGGTGATCGCGCACTCGTTGGGCGCCAAGGCCGCCGCGTTGGCGTTGGCCCGCGGCACCGAGATCGAGCGCATGGTGTTCCTGGCGCCGATGGGTGACTTCGGTTTCTATCTGGACCTGTTCGCCGAGCGACACGGATTCGGGCCGCGCATCCGAGACGGATTGCATCGCCGCCTGAGCAAGCGCATCGAGATGCCGTTGTTTGACACCGATCTCGGGGTCATCGGGTCGAACCTGAAGGCCCCGACACCGCTGCTGGTCATCCACGACCCCGACGACCCGGATGCGCCGTATCACTACAGCAAGGCGCTCATCGACGACTGGCCCGACTCGGAACTGGTCACCACACGCGGTCTCGGCCGGCTGGCGCACTACCGGATTCTGCGGCACCGCGCGGCGATCAATGCCGGCGTCGACTTCATCGGCGCTGCGCAGCAATCAGCGGTCTGA